In one window of Nakamurella sp. PAMC28650 DNA:
- the secE gene encoding preprotein translocase subunit SecE produces MSDEPEVGEGRAVPSASDNPDDAVVSDSTTAPESAPESEVDLVKSERDSGSLDEASEDESSGSVRESALVGAAAGSARAAARRSGARAGSTPAKGTATRPRDTGREVKVNVFARLGRFLREVVAELRKVIWPARNQMVTYTIVVIVFVVFMVALTAGLDVLFAKGVLAVFG; encoded by the coding sequence GTGAGCGACGAACCCGAGGTGGGCGAAGGCCGCGCCGTGCCGTCTGCGTCCGACAACCCGGACGATGCCGTGGTGTCCGACTCGACGACGGCGCCGGAATCGGCGCCGGAGTCCGAGGTGGACCTGGTGAAGTCCGAGCGGGATTCGGGGTCGCTCGACGAGGCGTCCGAGGACGAATCCTCCGGATCCGTCCGCGAGTCGGCCCTCGTCGGTGCCGCAGCCGGGTCTGCCAGGGCCGCCGCCCGCAGGTCCGGAGCCCGGGCCGGATCCACCCCGGCCAAGGGCACCGCCACCCGGCCACGCGACACCGGCCGTGAGGTCAAGGTCAACGTCTTCGCACGGCTCGGTCGGTTCTTGCGCGAGGTCGTGGCGGAGCTGCGCAAGGTCATCTGGCCGGCGCGCAACCAGATGGTCACCTACACCATCGTGGTGATCGTGTTCGTCGTCTTCATGGTCGCGCTCACCGCGGGCCTTGACGTGTTGTTCGCCAAGGGAGTACTTGCGGTCTTCGGCTGA